Proteins from one Juglans microcarpa x Juglans regia isolate MS1-56 chromosome 1S, Jm3101_v1.0, whole genome shotgun sequence genomic window:
- the LOC121246469 gene encoding actin-depolymerizing factor 2-like isoform X2 — protein sequence MANAASGMAVHDDCKLRFLDLKAKRTYRFIVYKIEEKQKQVVVEKLGEPTDSYEDFSASLPADECRYAVYDFDFVTEENVPRSRIVFIAWSPDTSKVRSKMIYASSKDRFKRELDGIQVELQATDPTEMGLDVIRSRSN from the exons ATG GCAAACGCAGCATCTGGGATGGCTGTACATGATGATTGCAAGCTAAGGTTTTTAGATCTGAAGGCAAAAAGAACTTACCGCTTCATTGTTTACAAAATCGAAGAGAAGCAAAAGCAGGTTGTTGTGGAGAAGCTTGGTGAACCAACTGATAGTTATGAGGATTTTTCTGCAAGCCTTCCTGCTGATGAGTGCCGATATGCTGTGTATGACTTTGACTTTGTGACAGAAGAGAATGTCCCAAGGAGCCGGATTGTTTTCATTGCTTG GTCCCCTGATACTTCGAAAGTGAGAAGCAAGATGATTTATGCGAGCTCCAAGGACAGGTTCAAGAGAGAGTTGGATGGTATTCAGGTGGAGTTGCAAGCTACCGACCCTACCGAGATGGGCCTCGATGTTATTAGAAGCCGGTCTAACTGA
- the LOC121246366 gene encoding transcription factor bHLH111-like isoform X1 has protein sequence MRNALLHEYSSHLYSFGNSTYEVQMPNLDDVSMQMNSEGDLDGNGFLMKPVVSNNEDLQLGNGSSYPDPFRSLLNYSYQSGYESGSSSCADIIPQHESMLLSKRPFVPQFGEDLQGMPNVRKRPIGLINDSLPKIGTDMVGNMAVLSEWKKNKRNKASTPDKKWQHQVPVPMRRSGQKLSDKITALQKLVSPYGKTDTASVLQEASLYIKLLHQQIQNLSQMLSSSYKSGTTGAGHERQVEIGEQLDLRSNGLCLVPVSVTQNGQLDLLRTRPGLMHG, from the exons ATGAGGAACGCTCTTCTTCATGAATACTCCTCGCATCTTTACAGCTTCG gaaacagtACTTATGAAGTCCAGATGCCAAATCTGGACGACGTCTCTATGCAAATGAATAGCGAAG GAGATCTCGATGGTAATGGCTTTTTAATGAAGCCCGTAGTATCCAACAACGAAGACCTACAGCTGGGAAATGGATCGTCCTATCCAGACCCTTTTCGGTCCCTTCTTAATTATAGCTATCAATCAG GTTATGAATCTGGTTCCTCTAGCTGTGCCGACATTATTCCTCAGCATGAGTCAATGTTGCTAAGCAAGCGACCTTTTGTTCCACAATTTGGAGAA GACTTGCAGGGAATGCCAAATGTAAGGAAACGTCCAATTGGGTTGATCAATGACTCCTTGCCCAAAATAGGAACCGATATGGTTGGAAACATGGCAGTATTGAGCGAGtggaagaagaataagagaaacaAGGCCTCAACCCCTGATAAAAAATGGCAGCATCAA GTGCCTGTGCCTATGAGGAGGTCAGGCCAAAAGCTTAGTGACAAGATCACAGCTCTTCAAAAGCTGGTCTCCCCCTACGGCAAG ACTGACACTGCATCAGTTCTTCAAGAGGCTTCTCTTTATATCAAGCTACTTCACCAACAAATTcag AATCTCTCTCAGATGCTGAGCAGCTCATACAAAAGTGGTACTACTGGAGCCGGTCATGAACGACAG GTGGAAATTGGAGAACAGCTAGACCTAAGGAGCAATGGGCTTTGCTTGGTTCCTGTATCAGTTACTCAAAATGGACAACTAGATCTGTTGAGGACCAGACCCGGCCTCATGCATGGCTAG
- the LOC121246366 gene encoding transcription factor bHLH103-like isoform X2 codes for MRNALLHEYSSHLYSFGNSTYEVQMPNLDDVSMQMNSEGDLDGNGFLMKPVVSNNEDLQLGNGSSYPDPFRSLLNYSYQSGYESGSSSCADIIPQHESMLLSKRPFVPQFGEDLQGMPNVRKRPIGLINDSLPKIGTDMVGNMAVLSEWKKNKRNKVPVPMRRSGQKLSDKITALQKLVSPYGKTDTASVLQEASLYIKLLHQQIQNLSQMLSSSYKSGTTGAGHERQVEIGEQLDLRSNGLCLVPVSVTQNGQLDLLRTRPGLMHG; via the exons ATGAGGAACGCTCTTCTTCATGAATACTCCTCGCATCTTTACAGCTTCG gaaacagtACTTATGAAGTCCAGATGCCAAATCTGGACGACGTCTCTATGCAAATGAATAGCGAAG GAGATCTCGATGGTAATGGCTTTTTAATGAAGCCCGTAGTATCCAACAACGAAGACCTACAGCTGGGAAATGGATCGTCCTATCCAGACCCTTTTCGGTCCCTTCTTAATTATAGCTATCAATCAG GTTATGAATCTGGTTCCTCTAGCTGTGCCGACATTATTCCTCAGCATGAGTCAATGTTGCTAAGCAAGCGACCTTTTGTTCCACAATTTGGAGAA GACTTGCAGGGAATGCCAAATGTAAGGAAACGTCCAATTGGGTTGATCAATGACTCCTTGCCCAAAATAGGAACCGATATGGTTGGAAACATGGCAGTATTGAGCGAGtggaagaagaataagagaaacaAG GTGCCTGTGCCTATGAGGAGGTCAGGCCAAAAGCTTAGTGACAAGATCACAGCTCTTCAAAAGCTGGTCTCCCCCTACGGCAAG ACTGACACTGCATCAGTTCTTCAAGAGGCTTCTCTTTATATCAAGCTACTTCACCAACAAATTcag AATCTCTCTCAGATGCTGAGCAGCTCATACAAAAGTGGTACTACTGGAGCCGGTCATGAACGACAG GTGGAAATTGGAGAACAGCTAGACCTAAGGAGCAATGGGCTTTGCTTGGTTCCTGTATCAGTTACTCAAAATGGACAACTAGATCTGTTGAGGACCAGACCCGGCCTCATGCATGGCTAG
- the LOC121246469 gene encoding actin-depolymerizing factor 2-like isoform X1, with product MFFSQANAASGMAVHDDCKLRFLDLKAKRTYRFIVYKIEEKQKQVVVEKLGEPTDSYEDFSASLPADECRYAVYDFDFVTEENVPRSRIVFIAWSPDTSKVRSKMIYASSKDRFKRELDGIQVELQATDPTEMGLDVIRSRSN from the exons ATGTTCTTTTCACAA GCAAACGCAGCATCTGGGATGGCTGTACATGATGATTGCAAGCTAAGGTTTTTAGATCTGAAGGCAAAAAGAACTTACCGCTTCATTGTTTACAAAATCGAAGAGAAGCAAAAGCAGGTTGTTGTGGAGAAGCTTGGTGAACCAACTGATAGTTATGAGGATTTTTCTGCAAGCCTTCCTGCTGATGAGTGCCGATATGCTGTGTATGACTTTGACTTTGTGACAGAAGAGAATGTCCCAAGGAGCCGGATTGTTTTCATTGCTTG GTCCCCTGATACTTCGAAAGTGAGAAGCAAGATGATTTATGCGAGCTCCAAGGACAGGTTCAAGAGAGAGTTGGATGGTATTCAGGTGGAGTTGCAAGCTACCGACCCTACCGAGATGGGCCTCGATGTTATTAGAAGCCGGTCTAACTGA